A section of the Maledivibacter sp. genome encodes:
- a CDS encoding S-layer homology domain-containing protein, translating into MYFSISTPYKRIMKSKRVVFLVLTLMLLLFGFMEVNAASESAFDNDFNWVKTACDENGVLCHSFEAKPYKDFNIEGVTFRITATGDGDGSVVAHSSYGKGGTSCITVLSGKWNANVQNFKTVERVTIKRADGKPWLLNSLWADKQEIQPRIITFTGSLNGTTVVTKTCNGMNQTLNFGNAIIDTLTITSEDFYDEYFTIDNLKGNTEATLNEKPTAANFTASPIFENTAYDFNTSQFGYADGDSNPLDHLKITSVPASGSLWIDSDNNDSINGSEAALTNGSTISKASLDAGKLKYINTNGNSSSFTFKVNDGTDDSEASYTATLQVTSEPRVTLSLEPNSTVNENGGTTNIKAILSETHNKKVTVNLAFSGTASSSDYSASSSIEIEAGQTSGTVTITGTDDTIYEGEEGIIIDIDSVTNGKESGTQQVTCNITDDDSKPLITLQVDKTQLTENPENCIVTVTKQGATTKDITVNLSISGTSIAADYNLVDNPITILASETKKTTTLSSLQDVLDEDNETVIIDIASVTNGKENGTQQKTVTILDDDDPPTASLSLENSPLAEDGGKATLKATLSVASGKDIIVGLGYTGTASNNDYTANTTDITIAAGDTEGSLMITGKDDDIDEDTETIIIDIDTVTNATENGIQTATAEITDDDTASLNITESDGSSSVNESGTMDTFTVALASKPITNVVLNVASIDKDEVDVDKTTLTFTEDNWNVAQTVTLIGKDDNLVDGNQNIQVNITVDDDQSDNKYDGLSGNISVTTQDDDVAGFTIIETDGNTSVSEDETTDTFTVKLDAQPETNVVIKIINGDTTEKSISHDSLTFTKDNWNAEQTVTVTGVNDDTKDGEQSTDITLSIDQTNTDDTFDSVASKKISVTTIDNDVPNLIITEDSGKTSVIEGSTVKDKIAFRLSTQPVGGNDVNITLTPTDTSEISLWETSITILNADWNKNHNVTVASVDDIELDGDITSNINITTTSSDSDYNGLAKTVKVITVDDESVDMSIASDNKPVNNGSTAPTVENHTDFGSVDIHTQTVTKTYTIKNTGNYELRLTNTPRVTITGDSGFSVESQPEAIIAGGASTTFTIKFDPSTTGEKTVTVSIANTDTDNNPYTFKVKGTGTEDIDAPTVTNLSPSNGGTSIAISSNLEIIFNENIKKGTGYIKIYKSSDDSLVESISANDVSINEKIVTINPTNDFAHGTKYYVKIDSRGLTDETGNDYTGISDKITWSFTTQSKSSSSSGGSSSNSSNNVSVEVNGKKEGSLGKAKTKYEGGKKVITVSIDEKKLEEKLEKERTGSTVTIPVGGQKGSVVGQLNGQMVKNMEEKEAIVEIKTEKATYTLPADQINIDKISEELGEGIDLEDIDVEVKIGETSKDMVKVVENTAKKDALTLVVPPVDFEVTCSYESKKVSASKFNAYVERTIALPKGIEPNKVTTGIVVYLDGTTCHVPTKIVKIDGKYYAKINSLTNSTYSVVWNPKNYSDVENHWSKDICNEMGARMVVEEESENTFNPDQQITRLFFTETVVKALGLGDKGNNATFTDMAKTDEGFGYVATSVEYELIEGYPDRTFRPDNSITREAAATLILRAMKLAGMKVDYTDEELQNELNQFVDKADIHDWAKKPIAICAKNGLIVGNNQNQFLPKANITKAELAMIMKRMLEKAGLI; encoded by the coding sequence ATGTATTTCAGTATAAGTACACCATACAAGAGGATTATGAAAAGTAAAAGAGTAGTGTTTTTAGTTTTGACTTTAATGTTATTATTATTCGGCTTTATGGAGGTAAACGCAGCTAGTGAGTCAGCATTTGATAATGATTTTAACTGGGTAAAGACAGCATGTGACGAAAATGGTGTTTTATGTCATTCGTTTGAAGCAAAACCATACAAAGATTTTAATATAGAAGGGGTCACCTTTCGTATTACTGCAACTGGTGATGGGGATGGTAGTGTAGTAGCACATAGTTCATACGGGAAAGGTGGTACATCTTGTATTACTGTGCTTTCAGGTAAATGGAATGCTAATGTACAAAATTTTAAGACTGTTGAAAGAGTTACTATTAAAAGAGCAGATGGTAAGCCTTGGTTGTTGAATTCTTTATGGGCTGATAAGCAAGAAATTCAACCAAGAATAATTACTTTTACTGGTAGTTTAAATGGTACTACAGTTGTTACAAAGACATGTAATGGTATGAATCAAACATTAAATTTTGGAAATGCGATCATTGACACATTAACTATTACAAGCGAAGATTTTTATGATGAGTACTTCACTATAGATAATTTAAAAGGTAATACTGAAGCAACACTAAACGAAAAACCAACAGCAGCAAACTTTACAGCATCACCTATATTTGAGAATACTGCATATGATTTTAACACATCACAATTTGGTTATGCAGATGGGGATAGCAATCCATTGGATCATCTAAAAATAACATCTGTACCAGCTAGTGGTTCGTTATGGATAGATAGTGACAATAATGATAGTATTAATGGCTCAGAGGCGGCATTAACTAATGGTTCAACTATTTCAAAAGCCTCATTAGATGCAGGCAAGCTTAAATACATAAACACAAATGGAAATTCCTCATCATTTACCTTTAAAGTGAACGATGGAACAGATGATAGTGAAGCATCCTATACAGCTACCCTGCAAGTGACATCAGAGCCAAGGGTGACATTAAGCTTAGAACCTAATTCAACCGTTAATGAAAACGGTGGAACCACTAATATCAAAGCGATTCTATCTGAGACTCATAATAAGAAAGTAACGGTTAATTTAGCATTTAGTGGAACAGCAAGCTCATCGGATTACTCAGCTTCTTCATCCATTGAGATAGAAGCTGGACAAACCTCTGGAACAGTAACGATAACAGGAACAGATGATACTATCTACGAAGGAGAAGAGGGAATCATAATAGATATTGATTCTGTAACAAACGGTAAGGAGTCAGGGACTCAGCAAGTAACATGTAATATAACAGATGATGATTCAAAGCCTCTTATAACGCTACAAGTGGATAAAACACAGCTAACTGAAAACCCAGAAAATTGTATAGTTACAGTAACAAAGCAGGGAGCTACAACAAAAGATATCACAGTAAATCTGAGCATAAGCGGAACATCAATAGCAGCAGACTACAACCTAGTAGATAACCCAATAACCATACTTGCAAGTGAAACCAAAAAAACAACAACCCTTTCAAGTTTGCAAGATGTGCTAGATGAAGATAATGAGACAGTTATAATCGACATAGCATCTGTAACTAATGGAAAGGAAAACGGAACTCAACAAAAAACCGTAACCATCTTAGATGATGATGATCCACCTACAGCTTCATTATCCTTAGAAAACAGTCCACTGGCTGAGGATGGTGGGAAAGCAACATTAAAAGCAACTTTATCGGTAGCATCGGGAAAAGATATAATCGTAGGTCTTGGGTATACTGGTACAGCATCAAACAATGATTATACTGCAAATACTACTGATATAACCATTGCTGCGGGTGATACAGAAGGTAGTCTAATGATTACTGGGAAAGATGATGATATCGACGAAGATACAGAAACAATCATTATAGATATAGATACTGTGACAAATGCAACAGAAAATGGCATACAAACAGCAACAGCAGAGATAACAGACGATGATACTGCCTCTTTAAATATTACGGAATCCGATGGTAGTTCATCTGTCAATGAATCTGGTACAATGGATACCTTTACAGTTGCATTAGCATCAAAGCCTATAACCAATGTAGTGTTAAACGTAGCAAGTATAGATAAAGATGAAGTAGATGTGGACAAAACTACGCTGACCTTTACAGAAGATAATTGGAACGTAGCACAGACCGTAACATTAATAGGGAAAGATGACAACCTAGTAGATGGCAATCAAAATATTCAAGTAAATATAACCGTTGATGATGACCAAAGTGATAACAAATATGATGGTTTGAGTGGCAATATTTCTGTTACAACACAAGATGATGATGTTGCTGGTTTTACCATTATAGAAACAGATGGTAATACATCAGTATCAGAAGATGAAACAACGGACACATTTACAGTTAAATTAGATGCTCAGCCTGAAACAAATGTTGTCATTAAAATAATAAATGGTGATACCACAGAAAAATCAATAAGCCATGATAGCTTGACCTTTACAAAGGATAATTGGAACGCAGAACAAACCGTGACAGTAACAGGTGTGAATGATGATACTAAAGATGGAGAACAATCTACGGATATCACTTTAAGCATAGATCAAACAAATACAGATGACACTTTTGATTCTGTAGCAAGTAAAAAAATCTCAGTTACAACCATAGACAACGATGTACCAAACCTTATTATAACAGAAGATAGCGGAAAAACAAGTGTAATAGAGGGTTCAACGGTTAAAGATAAAATAGCATTCAGATTATCAACCCAACCTGTAGGTGGTAATGATGTAAATATAACCTTGACACCAACGGATACAAGCGAGATATCCTTATGGGAAACCAGCATTACAATACTAAATGCAGATTGGAACAAAAATCATAATGTGACAGTAGCAAGTGTCGATGATATAGAATTAGATGGCGATATAACAAGTAATATCAACATAACTACAACTAGCTCTGATTCGGATTATAACGGATTAGCAAAAACGGTGAAGGTGATAACAGTAGATGATGAGTCAGTAGATATGTCTATCGCCAGCGACAATAAACCCGTGAACAATGGTAGCACTGCTCCAACAGTAGAAAACCATACAGACTTTGGTAGTGTAGATATTCATACTCAAACCGTAACAAAAACCTATACCATTAAAAATACAGGCAACTATGAATTAAGACTGACAAATACTCCTAGGGTAACAATAACAGGAGATTCAGGTTTTAGTGTAGAGAGTCAACCAGAAGCTATTATAGCAGGTGGAGCAAGCACAACCTTTACAATAAAATTTGACCCAAGTACCACTGGAGAGAAAACAGTGACAGTTAGCATTGCAAATACCGATACAGATAACAATCCATACACCTTTAAGGTAAAAGGAACAGGAACAGAGGACATTGATGCTCCAACAGTAACAAACCTTAGTCCTAGTAATGGAGGAACGAGCATAGCTATCAGTTCAAACCTAGAAATAATCTTTAACGAAAATATCAAAAAAGGTACAGGTTATATTAAGATATATAAAAGCAGTGATGATAGTTTAGTAGAGAGTATTTCAGCTAATGATGTTTCCATAAATGAAAAAATAGTTACCATTAACCCTACAAATGACTTTGCACATGGAACAAAATACTATGTCAAAATAGATAGTCGTGGGTTGACCGATGAAACAGGCAATGACTATACAGGGATTTCTGATAAAATAACTTGGAGCTTTACAACACAGAGTAAAAGTAGTAGCTCCTCAGGGGGAAGTTCTTCTAATAGTAGCAACAATGTATCTGTAGAAGTAAATGGCAAAAAAGAAGGATCTTTAGGCAAGGCTAAAACCAAGTATGAAGGCGGAAAGAAAGTTATAACAGTCAGTATTGATGAGAAAAAATTAGAAGAAAAGCTTGAGAAAGAAAGAACAGGATCAACGGTAACCATCCCAGTAGGTGGTCAAAAGGGAAGCGTAGTAGGACAGCTTAATGGTCAAATGGTGAAGAACATGGAAGAAAAAGAAGCCATCGTAGAGATTAAAACAGAAAAGGCAACCTATACCTTACCAGCAGATCAAATCAATATTGATAAGATATCCGAAGAACTTGGTGAAGGCATTGACTTAGAGGACATTGATGTAGAAGTAAAGATTGGTGAGACATCAAAGGATATGGTAAAGGTAGTAGAAAATACAGCAAAGAAGGATGCATTGACTTTAGTAGTACCACCAGTAGACTTTGAAGTAACCTGTAGCTATGAAAGCAAAAAAGTGAGTGCAAGCAAGTTCAATGCTTATGTAGAAAGAACCATAGCACTACCTAAGGGAATAGAACCAAATAAGGTTACAACAGGAATCGTTGTCTATCTAGATGGCACCACTTGTCATGTGCCAACAAAGATTGTTAAGATTGACGGAAAGTACTATGCTAAGATTAACAGTCTAACTAACTCAACGTATTCAGTAGTTTGGAATCCCAAAAATTATTCAGATGTAGAAAACCATTGGAGTAAAGATATCTGTAACGAAATGGGTGCAAGAATGGTGGTAGAGGAAGAAAGTGAAAACACATTCAATCCAGATCAACAAATAACAAGGCTATTTTTCACAGAAACTGTTGTCAAGGCATTAGGGCTAGGAGATAAGGGAAACAATGCCACCTTTACAGACATGGCTAAGACGGATGAAGGTTTTGGATACGTAGCAACCAGTGTGGAATATGAACTCATAGAAGGCTATCCAGATCGGACATTTAGACCAGACAATAGCATCACAAGAGAAGCAGCAGCAACATTGATATTAAGAGCAATGAAACTGGCAGGCATGAAAGTAGACTATACAGATGAGGAATTACAAAATGAATTAAATCAATTTGTAGATAAAGCAGATATCCATGATTGGGCTAAAAAGCCAATAGCTATCTGTGCCAAAAACGGTCTAATAGTAGGAAATAACCAAAATCAGTTCTTGCCAAAAGCCAACATAACAAAAGCAGAACTAGCTATGATTATGAAGCGAATGCTAGAAAAGGCAGGTTTAATATAA
- a CDS encoding tyrosine-type recombinase/integrase, translating to MIERCLFIESQLPDFMTDYFIFLKNSVSLTSRHAYLNDVIFFCNYLISETSLTSATDTKEISNEDFIGIKARDINRFIGDYCARYLIKKTDSTVVMENHNRALARKKSSLVSLFKFLYRDEILPNNITDGFNPIKLPKPQPDAIKKLEVDEVAIMLDAVENGSGLTEKEKQYWKKTKIRDKAILVLFTTYGLRLNELQQLNISSFNFNRGEFKIYRKRGKEVNMPLNKSVEKVIKEYINEERPSSESVSEEYRDALFLSLQKKRMTKLSVRKLVKKYTSIALDTTRASGYSPHKLRATAASSLIQYGFSIYDVQNLLDHDNVTTTQLYAAHKKNVKREIVKNFEWLEE from the coding sequence ATGATCGAAAGATGTTTATTTATAGAGTCTCAACTACCTGATTTTATGACGGACTACTTTATTTTTTTGAAAAATAGCGTATCCTTAACGTCGAGACACGCTTACCTTAACGATGTTATTTTCTTTTGTAATTATCTTATATCTGAAACAAGTTTAACATCAGCTACTGATACAAAGGAAATCTCTAATGAGGATTTTATAGGTATTAAAGCCCGTGATATAAACAGGTTTATCGGTGATTATTGTGCTAGATACTTGATTAAGAAAACGGATTCTACAGTTGTAATGGAAAATCACAATAGGGCTTTGGCTCGTAAAAAATCATCTCTTGTATCCCTTTTTAAATTCCTATATAGGGATGAAATACTACCTAATAACATAACAGATGGTTTCAATCCTATAAAACTACCTAAACCTCAACCCGATGCAATTAAGAAATTGGAGGTTGATGAAGTGGCAATAATGCTAGATGCAGTTGAAAATGGAAGTGGATTAACGGAAAAGGAAAAACAATATTGGAAAAAAACTAAAATAAGAGATAAAGCTATTTTGGTTTTATTTACTACATACGGTCTCAGATTAAATGAATTGCAACAATTAAATATTTCTTCTTTCAATTTCAATCGTGGGGAGTTTAAGATTTATAGGAAAAGGGGCAAAGAGGTTAACATGCCCTTAAATAAATCCGTGGAAAAAGTTATAAAAGAGTATATAAACGAAGAAAGGCCTAGCTCAGAAAGTGTTTCTGAGGAATACAGAGACGCTTTATTCTTATCACTACAAAAGAAAAGAATGACTAAGCTATCCGTTAGAAAGCTTGTCAAGAAATATACTTCGATTGCACTGGATACAACTAGGGCCAGTGGCTATAGCCCCCATAAGTTAAGGGCTACCGCCGCCTCTTCACTTATTCAGTATGGATTCTCTATATACGATGTACAAAATCTCCTTGACCATGATAATGTTACAACCACTCAGCTGTATGCGGCTCATAAAAAGAATGTCAAAAGAGAAATTGTTAAAAACTTTGAATGGCTGGAAGAATAA
- a CDS encoding DUF2809 domain-containing protein, whose protein sequence is MVFERKRVAYFIYTIVVIILGLSSRHFSNTLPKFLAVYSGDILWGLMIFLLLGFIFKKKSSINIAVIGAVISISIEISQLYHSPWIDGIRKTTIGGLVLGYGFLWSDIVCYIVGIAIGFIFEIFLRINNFKV, encoded by the coding sequence ATGGTTTTCGAGCGTAAAAGAGTAGCATATTTTATATACACAATAGTTGTTATAATATTGGGTTTAAGCTCAAGGCATTTTTCTAATACTTTACCTAAATTTTTAGCTGTATACTCAGGAGATATTCTATGGGGATTAATGATATTTCTTTTATTAGGATTTATCTTCAAAAAAAAATCAAGTATAAATATAGCTGTAATAGGAGCTGTTATTTCCATATCTATTGAAATAAGTCAGCTTTATCATAGTCCATGGATCGATGGAATTCGTAAAACTACAATTGGTGGTTTAGTATTAGGATATGGTTTTTTATGGAGTGATATAGTTTGTTATATTGTGGGTATAGCTATTGGTTTCATATTTGAAATTTTTTTGAGGATAAACAACTTCAAGGTTTAA
- a CDS encoding threonine synthase produces MKYICSKCGMTAEVTTRKEKCNCGSLWKLDYKPPKFDLSLIDRDTWSIFRYRAFMPLEEKHWRKISLGEGMTPVIRFDKDVLLKMDYFMPTMSFKDRGAAVLIGHCKAIGVDSVIQDSSGNAGNSVAAYCAKADIDCEIFVPEGTSPKKINMIKSHNAQVNVVSGTRDMCADVCRRKVDTEGKYYANHVYNPFFYEGTKTYIYEVYEQMNRIPKNIFVPLGNGTLFIGIVKALEELLESSIIEKMPNIIAVQSEYCDPFVKAVITQEKHPARVSPKPTMAEGIAIGVPMRGEEILEYTYKYNIKMITAPENRIMEARAALAAKGIYCEHTTAATYAAYLKYCELNGRISDCLIPMCGAGLKSDH; encoded by the coding sequence ATGAAATATATTTGTTCAAAATGTGGTATGACGGCAGAAGTGACAACTAGAAAAGAAAAGTGTAACTGTGGCAGTCTTTGGAAATTGGATTATAAGCCTCCGAAATTTGATCTATCTTTAATAGATCGTGATACTTGGAGTATCTTTCGCTATCGTGCTTTTATGCCATTGGAAGAAAAACATTGGCGTAAAATCAGCCTAGGGGAAGGGATGACACCTGTGATTCGGTTTGATAAAGATGTTTTACTAAAAATGGATTATTTCATGCCGACTATGTCTTTCAAGGATAGAGGTGCCGCGGTGTTGATTGGCCACTGTAAAGCAATTGGTGTAGATTCCGTTATTCAAGATAGCAGTGGCAATGCGGGAAATAGTGTCGCGGCCTATTGTGCGAAAGCTGATATTGATTGTGAGATTTTTGTCCCAGAGGGCACATCACCGAAAAAGATTAATATGATTAAATCCCATAATGCACAGGTAAATGTGGTTTCTGGTACAAGGGATATGTGTGCCGATGTTTGCAGAAGGAAAGTAGATACAGAGGGGAAATATTACGCAAATCATGTGTATAATCCCTTCTTCTATGAAGGAACAAAAACCTATATCTATGAAGTCTATGAACAAATGAACAGAATTCCAAAAAATATTTTTGTTCCACTGGGCAATGGGACTCTATTCATTGGTATTGTGAAGGCGTTGGAAGAACTTTTAGAAAGTTCTATAATTGAAAAAATGCCAAATATCATAGCAGTCCAAAGCGAATACTGCGATCCCTTCGTAAAGGCAGTTATTACTCAAGAGAAGCATCCAGCTAGGGTGAGTCCTAAACCAACCATGGCAGAGGGAATTGCAATTGGCGTACCAATGCGTGGTGAGGAAATTTTGGAATATACATATAAGTACAATATCAAAATGATTACAGCTCCGGAAAATCGAATTATGGAGGCTAGGGCAGCTCTTGCCGCAAAGGGTATTTACTGTGAGCATACAACAGCGGCCACTTATGCGGCCTATTTGAAGTATTGTGAATTAAATGGGAGGATATCGGATTGCTTGATTCCTATGTGTGGAGCAGGTCTCAAATCCGATCACTGA
- a CDS encoding acetamidase/formamidase family protein has protein sequence MINIKKEQIHFDFDPTIPPADYAESGDTVKFCCQDCYCEQILMDGFDFNKMNMQLNNPATGPLYVRGSEPGDVLRVEIKAIDLESSGSMCARTGAGIYEIEGCHCRRFSIEDGLVVFDNEIRIPIRPMIGVMGTAPKNEIMSTQSPGEHGGNLDIKDLGVGASIYLPVNVPGALLSMGDIHGVQGDGETVICALEMSGEVTVKVDVIKDGQDIPTPFIVTESHYITTSADSSLDNCSTIAAQKMHRFLQKHSALTDAQSGLLLSLAGNLRISQIVNPVKGCIMEFPIGLAKEKFSGLGV, from the coding sequence ATGATTAATATAAAAAAAGAACAAATTCATTTTGACTTTGATCCTACAATACCCCCCGCTGACTATGCTGAGAGCGGGGATACCGTAAAGTTTTGTTGTCAAGATTGTTATTGTGAGCAAATTCTGATGGATGGCTTTGACTTTAATAAGATGAATATGCAGCTCAATAATCCAGCCACAGGGCCCCTTTATGTGAGAGGTTCTGAACCCGGGGACGTACTCCGTGTAGAAATCAAGGCCATTGATCTTGAATCTAGCGGTTCTATGTGCGCACGTACCGGTGCTGGTATTTATGAGATTGAGGGTTGTCATTGTCGTAGATTTTCTATTGAAGATGGTTTAGTGGTCTTTGATAACGAGATCCGTATTCCAATCCGACCTATGATTGGCGTAATGGGTACTGCTCCCAAGAATGAAATCATGTCAACCCAAAGTCCCGGAGAACATGGCGGTAATTTAGATATAAAAGACCTTGGTGTGGGGGCTTCAATTTATCTGCCGGTTAATGTACCCGGGGCCTTACTTTCTATGGGGGATATACATGGGGTGCAGGGAGACGGAGAAACTGTTATTTGTGCTTTGGAAATGAGTGGAGAAGTAACTGTAAAAGTAGATGTTATTAAGGATGGACAGGACATTCCTACCCCATTTATCGTTACTGAGAGTCACTATATTACTACCTCAGCAGATTCATCCCTCGATAATTGTAGCACTATAGCAGCACAAAAAATGCACAGGTTTTTGCAGAAACATTCAGCTTTAACGGATGCACAAAGTGGACTATTACTTTCACTTGCGGGAAATCTTCGAATCAGTCAGATTGTAAATCCAGTTAAAGGCTGTATCATGGAATTCCCAATTGGTTTAGCAAAGGAAAAATTTTCGGGGCTTGGGGTATAA